The Ciona intestinalis unplaced genomic scaffold, KH HT000103.2, whole genome shotgun sequence genome contains a region encoding:
- the egfr1 gene encoding epidermal growth factor receptor isoform X5 gives MRHCYPIVVLLVVLCLNIQTTESTSECDNVVCPEQVICQPPKTKLVLPYPGKEKCCVKVVCTCKGTNSELTSSGSREIQYSNLEKLYTNCTLVNGNLELTGLFPFGNITTIEFTKHIEQVTGYLLIYRTIMDSINLSSLRLIRGLTQYYIGVDCRTNLTLARDQPGYSVYANRITGDQNYLRELWMPKLTEISAGNVFFTKSRICNLESIKWRDEIFNDGSQTVEITNDPVRDRYCDPCPSVCRDDSGSTPVNRCWGNSSDLCQLITKSKCRRQCGNDRCNAGGACCNGKCAGGCYDNMPATGNKDKWCHACKDMNNNGTCVEACPQGTQMNPTSTITKTPKTYQFARYCVPKCPFNVPQTTSFCRTYCPEGTFDYNSNICEPCENGKCEHVCYGLGVGHGPLKDDKEINSENIKYFNKNCTIIEGSLSFQASTFNGDSYCSIGKLNNLEMLSVFENVKEITGYLAFDEWRMHDLCLFKNLKKIRGKELKSELYSLYVYTNDKSLRELCLNSLENIYDGGVFLSNEVKLCFTNTINWPGLFNQGHNYVANNKPPSSCGGVLVVRNPRLGHTDTITWENIFSDSGNQNTMILRNQKEVPCHTMCDQSQGCWGRDATNCVRCQYYTDYTDVNGQLTPAWVTDQTTGLAVPGYNTTTCVEQCNQEKGVYASSDMRCLPCDSECLSTCNGPTSYNCTSGCQNFKLNSQCVPSCPLNYYIGLNKTCSACSPNCVGGCTGPLDIYGEGGCSSCHVSMDEKTSVYTHRGAKCPFCLNDQLRETCAHGCTSFNNTGRLQCYYLPKPDITVYIIIGVMVFIFIFIVISWVFYKHRKTIKRMRQTIGETMVGERIPLEPEAVPLTPSGAAPNVAQLRIVKESELEFRKMLGSGAFGTVQKAIWTPLNIQGEKVKIAVAVKTLKTSEDLLQSANNEIMDEAYMMASVECPYLVRLLGISMTEQVALITQLMPLGSLLEYVRNPTTRDSIRSRQILSWCVQIAKGMKYLEEKHLVHRDLAARNVLVKTPNHVKITDFGLAKMLDTKEEIYHAEGGKLPIKWLAIECITEREFSHLSDVWAFGVTCWELLTFGARPYEGVRAVDVLSLLERGDRLPQPATSTIDIYMVLVKCWMVDRLCRPSFSNLVDEFSKMAADPSRFVVIKHDDTDNIMSPTSVDDASFFRQLMEDEKTAEEDLIADEPDEYLLNLNHPDNLQVNVYTPMSSANHNDSVSSPKYANIAHDPPQHPDQGARDARLFSRNTPSSFPESSTSSSTAGMRAEPPVTPQADPDDVFSEVVNSVKTVSPHPASVEQQATNRKDSEETQRYTEDPTTKRPLLDGMQSPTTLYKPNPGEVDENNYLLPTPLKKQPGQLDNGYAPICGSPQEHHDYVNTDSEARNPMWFSNEEYMATDSGIGEDVQSLLSRGNTANRGQRRSNQSQSSVDDSEQIFLQKDAEVPYRPQQNRDSSPDSQKLNETSLNNPEYMFLNPGSSGHPQT, from the exons cttGCAAAGGAACAAATTCCGAACTGACTTCGTCAGGAAGTCGTGAAATCCAATACAGTAACTTGGAAAAACTGTATACTAACTGTACCTTGGTTAATGGAAATTTAGAGCTGACTGGTTTATTTCCATTTGGAAATATCACTACTATAGAATTTACAAAG CATATTGAGCAAGTGACAGGCTACCTGTTGATATACCGCACAATAATGGATTCTATCAACCTCTCATCTCTGCGTCTAATAAGAGGACTCACACAATATTATATTGGTGTTGACTGTAGAACAAACTTAACATTGGCAAGAGATCAACCAGGTTATTCAGTATATGCAAACCGAATAACTGGTGATCAAAATTACTTGAGAGAATTATGGATGCCAAAACTGACAG aaatatcTGCTGGGAATGTCTTTTTCACAAAATCAAGAATTTGCAACCTGGAGTCAATAAAATGGAGAGATGAAATTTTTAATGACGGAAGTCAAACCGTCGAAATTACAAATGATCCAGTTAGAGATAGATACT GTGACCCATGTCCAAGTGTCTGCAGAGATGATTCTGGCAGCACGCCTGTGAATCGGTGTTGGGGAAACTCTTCAGATCTGTGTCAGCTAA TTACGAAATCAAAATGTCGTCGGCAGTGTGGGAATGACAGGTGTAATGCTGGAGGAGCTTGTTGTAATGGGAAGTGTGCTGGGGGATGTTATGATAACATGCCAGCAACTGGTAACAAGGATAAGTGGTGCCAT GCTTGCAAAGATATGAATAACAACGGTACATGTGTTGAAGCTTGTCCACAAGGCACACAAATGAACCCCACATCCACAATAACTAAAACACCAAAAACTTATCAGTTTGCTCGATACTGTGTACCaaagtgcccat TCAATGTCCCTCAAACTACATCCTTCTGCCGCACCTATTGTCCTGAAGGGACTTTTGATTATAACAGCAACATTTGCGAACCTTGTGAAAATGGAAAATGTGAACATG TATGTTATGGCCTTGGTGTTGGCCATGGACCCCTGAAGGACGATAAAGAAATCAATTCtgaaaatatcaaatatttcaataagAATTGCACAATTATTGAAGGTTCCCTAAGTTTTCAAGCCTCAACATTTAATGG GGACTCGTATTGCAGCATCGGCAAACTGAACAACCTGGAAATGTTGTCCGTGTTTGAAAACGTCAAAGAAATAACCGGTTACTTGGCATTTGATGAATGGCGAATGCACGacttgtgtttatttaa AAATCTAAAAAAGATTCGGGGCAAAGAATTAAAATCTGAGTTGTACAGTTTGTATGTTTATACAAATGATAAAAGCTTAAGGGAGCTGTGCTTGAACTCATTGGAAAACATTTATGATG GAGGAGTATTTTTAAGCAATGAGGTGAAGCTGTGTTTTACTAACACTATAAATTGGCCGGGGCTTTTCAACCAGGGCCATAACTATGTAGCCAACAATAAACCACCAAGTTCTTGTG GGGGTGTATTGGTGGTTAGGAATCCAAGATTGGGTCACACTGATACAATAACATGGGAAAATATATTCAGTGACTCTGGAAATCAAAATACAATGATTCTGCGTAATCAAAAGGAAG TACCTTGTCACACCATGTGCGATCAAAGCCAAGGATGTTGGGGCAGAGATGCAACAAATTGTGTTCGGTGTCAATATTACACAGATTATACGGATGTTAACGGACAACTCACCCCTGCATGGGTGACGGACCAAACAACAGGGTTGGCTGTTCCTGGTTATAACACAACAACATGTGTGGAGCAATGTAACCAAGAAAAAGG GGTGTATGCCTCAAGTGATATGCGATGTCTTCCTTGTGATAGTGAATGCTTAAGCACTTGTAATGGACCAACTTCATATAACTGCACAAG TGGTTGCCAAAACTTCAAGCTCAATTCTCAATGTGTGCCATCTTGTCCACTAAACTATTATATTGGATTGAACAAAACTTGTTCAGCATGTAGTCCCAACTGTGTTGGCGg atgtACTGGACCATTAGATATATATGGAGAAGGTGGTTGTTCATCATGTCATGTATCTATGGATGAAAAAACATCCGTATACACT CACCGTGGAGCTAAATGTCCTTTTTGCTTGAATGACCAATTGAGAGAAACTTGTGCACATGGATGTACTTCGTTTAACAATACAGGCAGATTGCAATGTTACTACCTACCAAA ACCCGACATCACAGTTTACATCATCATTGGAGTTATGGtcttcatatttatatttattgtaattaGTTGGGTTTTCTATAAACATCGAAAAACCATCAAACGAATGAGACAAACTATTGGTGAAACTATGGTTGGCGAG CGCATCCCACTTGAGCCTGAAGCCGTTCCTCTCACCCCAAGTGGTGCCGCACCTAACGTAGCTCAACTTAGAATTGTTAAAGAAAGCGAACTTGAGTTTCGAAAGATGTTGGGTTCTGGTGCATTTGGAACAGTGCAGAAAGCTATTTGGACTCCATTAAATATACAA GGTGAAAAGGTAAAGATAGCAGTTGCTGTTAAAACTTTGAAAACATCAGAAGATTTGCTTCAATCTGCAAACAATGAGATAATGGAT GAGGCTTACATGATGGCTTCGGTTGAATGTCCGTACCTGGTTCGTCTGCTTGGTATTTCAATGACTGAGCAAGTAGCTTTGATCACCCAACTTATGCCTCTTGGAAGTTTATTGGAATATGTAAGAAACCCAACCACACGAGACAGTATTCGCTCAAGACAAATATTATCGTGGTGTGTCCAAATAGCTAAG GGGATGAAATATCTTGAAGAAAAACATCTCGTACATCGTGACCTCGCAGCTCGTAACGTGCTCGTAAAAACACCAAACCATGTCAAAATAACAGACTTCGGATTAGCGAAAATGCTTGACACAAAAGAGGAGATCTACCACGCAGAGGGTGGTAAG cTTCCAATTAAATGGTTGGCCATTGAATGCATTACTGAACGTGAGTTTTCACATCTCTCCGATGTTTGGGCGTTTGGTGTTACGTGTTGGGAGTTATTGACGTTTGGAGCCAGACCTTACGAg GGTGTACGAGCTGTTGATGTTTTATCGTTGTTAGAACGTGGTGACAGATTACCCCAACCTGCAACTTCTACAATTGATATCTACATGGTTCTCGTTAAAT GTTGGATGGTGGACAGATTATGTCGACCATCGTTTTCAAATCTTGTTGATGAATTTAGCAAAATGGCCGCCGACCCCAGCAGATTCGTTGTAATAAAG CATGATGACACAGACAACATCATGAGTCCAACATCAGTGGATGATGCTTCATTCTTCCGACAATTGATGGAGGATGAGAAGACAGCTGAGGAAGACCTCATCGCTGATGAACCGGATGAATATCTTCTTAATCTTAATCATCCCGATAATTTA CAGGTGAATGTTTACACACCGATGTCATCTGCCAATCATAATGATTCAGTGTCTAGT CCAAAATATGCGAACATCGCTCACGATCCTCCCCAACATCCGGATCAGGGAGCCCGGGATGCTCGGCTCTTCTCGAGGAACACTCCATCCTCGTTCCCTGAAAGTTCAACATCCTCCTCAACTGCTGGGATGCGAGCTGAGCCTCCCGTCACCCCACAAGCAGATCCGGATGATGTTTTCTCTGAAGTCGTTAACTCAGTGAAAACAGTTTCACCGCATCCAGCATCTG TTGAACAGCAAGCAACGAACAGAAAAGATTCCGAAGAAACACAAAGATACACTGAAGATCCAACAACAAAACGACCACTGT TAGATGGAATGCAATCTCCCACCACTTTATACAAACCTAACCCAGGAGAAGTTGATGAAAATAACTATTTGCTTCCAACACCACTGAAAAAACAACCAG GTCAACTGGACAATGGGTACGCCCCTATCTGTGGAAGTCCGCAAGAACATCATGATTATGTGAACACTGATAGTGAGGCGAGGAACCCAATGTGGTTTTCGAACGAAGAATATATGGCAACTGACAGTGGGATAGGGGAGGACGTTCAGTCGTTACTTTCGCGCGGCAACACTGCAAATCGTGGGCAACGACGATCTAACCAATCACAATCCTCTGTTGATGACAGCGAACAAATATTCTTACAAAAAGACGCTGAGGTTCCGTACCGGCCGCAACAGAATCGAGATTCGTCTCCAGATTCGCAGAAACTTAATGAAACTTCGCTTAATAATCCCGAGTATATGTTCCTTAACCCTGGTAGTAGTGGCCACCCACAAACGTAG
- the egfr1 gene encoding epidermal growth factor receptor isoform X4: MRHCYPIVVLLVVLCLNIQTTESTSECDNVVCPEQVICQPPKTKLVLPYPGKEKCCVKVVCTCKGTNSELTSSGSREIQYSNLEKLYTNCTLVNGNLELTGLFPFGNITTIEFTKHIEQVTGYLLIYRTIMDSINLSSLRLIRGLTQYYIGVDCRTNLTLARDQPGYSVYANRITGDQNYLRELWMPKLTEISAGNVFFTKSRICNLESIKWRDEIFNDGSQTVEITNDPVRDRYCDPCPSVCRDDSGSTPVNRCWGNSSDLCQLITKSKCRRQCGNDRCNAGGACCNGKCAGGCYDNMPATGNKDKWCHACKDMNNNGTCVEACPQGTQMNPTSTITKTPKTYQFARYCVPKCPFNVPQTTSFCRTYCPEGTFDYNSNICEPCENGKCEHVCYGLGVGHGPLKDDKEINSENIKYFNKNCTIIEGSLSFQASTFNGDSYCSIGKLNNLEMLSVFENVKEITGYLAFDEWRMHDLCLFKNLKKIRGKELKSELYSLYVYTNDKSLRELCLNSLENIYDGGVFLSNEVKLCFTNTINWPGLFNQGHNYVANNKPPSSCGGVLVVRNPRLGHTDTITWENIFSDSGNQNTMILRNQKEVPCHTMCDQSQGCWGRDATNCVRCQYYTDYTDVNGQLTPAWVTDQTTGLAVPGYNTTTCVEQCNQEKGVYASSDMRCLPCDSECLSTCNGPTSYNCTSGCQNFKLNSQCVPSCPLNYYIGLNKTCSACSPNCVGGCTGPLDIYGEGGCSSCHVSMDEKTSVYTHRGAKCPFCLNDQLRETCAHGCTSFNNTGRLQCYYLPKPDITVYIIIGVMVFIFIFIVISWVFYKHRKTIKRMRQTIGETMVGERIPLEPEAVPLTPSGAAPNVAQLRIVKESELEFRKMLGSGAFGTVQKAIWTPLNIQGEKVKIAVAVKTLKTSEDLLQSANNEIMDEAYMMASVECPYLVRLLGISMTEQVALITQLMPLGSLLEYVRNPTTRDSIRSRQILSWCVQIAKGMKYLEEKHLVHRDLAARNVLVKTPNHVKITDFGLAKMLDTKEEIYHAEGGKLPIKWLAIECITEREFSHLSDVWAFGVTCWELLTFGARPYEGVRAVDVLSLLERGDRLPQPATSTIDIYMVLVKCWMVDRLCRPSFSNLVDEFSKMAADPSRFVVIKHDDTDNIMSPTSVDDASFFRQLMEDEKTAEEDLIADEPDEYLLNLNHPDNLPKYANIAHDPPQHPDQGARDARLFSRNTPSSFPESSTSSSTAGMRAEPPVTPQADPDDVFSEVVNSVKTVSPHPASVEQQATNRKDSEETQRYTEDPTTKRPLLDGMQSPTTLYKPNPGEVDENNYLLPTPLKKQPDYFDPSHVPSEPQPSPLLCNETYVEGDSLPESRPYPGQLDNGYAPICGSPQEHHDYVNTDSEARNPMWFSNEEYMATDSGIGEDVQSLLSRGNTANRGQRRSNQSQSSVDDSEQIFLQKDAEVPYRPQQNRDSSPDSQKLNETSLNNPEYMFLNPGSSGHPQT, translated from the exons cttGCAAAGGAACAAATTCCGAACTGACTTCGTCAGGAAGTCGTGAAATCCAATACAGTAACTTGGAAAAACTGTATACTAACTGTACCTTGGTTAATGGAAATTTAGAGCTGACTGGTTTATTTCCATTTGGAAATATCACTACTATAGAATTTACAAAG CATATTGAGCAAGTGACAGGCTACCTGTTGATATACCGCACAATAATGGATTCTATCAACCTCTCATCTCTGCGTCTAATAAGAGGACTCACACAATATTATATTGGTGTTGACTGTAGAACAAACTTAACATTGGCAAGAGATCAACCAGGTTATTCAGTATATGCAAACCGAATAACTGGTGATCAAAATTACTTGAGAGAATTATGGATGCCAAAACTGACAG aaatatcTGCTGGGAATGTCTTTTTCACAAAATCAAGAATTTGCAACCTGGAGTCAATAAAATGGAGAGATGAAATTTTTAATGACGGAAGTCAAACCGTCGAAATTACAAATGATCCAGTTAGAGATAGATACT GTGACCCATGTCCAAGTGTCTGCAGAGATGATTCTGGCAGCACGCCTGTGAATCGGTGTTGGGGAAACTCTTCAGATCTGTGTCAGCTAA TTACGAAATCAAAATGTCGTCGGCAGTGTGGGAATGACAGGTGTAATGCTGGAGGAGCTTGTTGTAATGGGAAGTGTGCTGGGGGATGTTATGATAACATGCCAGCAACTGGTAACAAGGATAAGTGGTGCCAT GCTTGCAAAGATATGAATAACAACGGTACATGTGTTGAAGCTTGTCCACAAGGCACACAAATGAACCCCACATCCACAATAACTAAAACACCAAAAACTTATCAGTTTGCTCGATACTGTGTACCaaagtgcccat TCAATGTCCCTCAAACTACATCCTTCTGCCGCACCTATTGTCCTGAAGGGACTTTTGATTATAACAGCAACATTTGCGAACCTTGTGAAAATGGAAAATGTGAACATG TATGTTATGGCCTTGGTGTTGGCCATGGACCCCTGAAGGACGATAAAGAAATCAATTCtgaaaatatcaaatatttcaataagAATTGCACAATTATTGAAGGTTCCCTAAGTTTTCAAGCCTCAACATTTAATGG GGACTCGTATTGCAGCATCGGCAAACTGAACAACCTGGAAATGTTGTCCGTGTTTGAAAACGTCAAAGAAATAACCGGTTACTTGGCATTTGATGAATGGCGAATGCACGacttgtgtttatttaa AAATCTAAAAAAGATTCGGGGCAAAGAATTAAAATCTGAGTTGTACAGTTTGTATGTTTATACAAATGATAAAAGCTTAAGGGAGCTGTGCTTGAACTCATTGGAAAACATTTATGATG GAGGAGTATTTTTAAGCAATGAGGTGAAGCTGTGTTTTACTAACACTATAAATTGGCCGGGGCTTTTCAACCAGGGCCATAACTATGTAGCCAACAATAAACCACCAAGTTCTTGTG GGGGTGTATTGGTGGTTAGGAATCCAAGATTGGGTCACACTGATACAATAACATGGGAAAATATATTCAGTGACTCTGGAAATCAAAATACAATGATTCTGCGTAATCAAAAGGAAG TACCTTGTCACACCATGTGCGATCAAAGCCAAGGATGTTGGGGCAGAGATGCAACAAATTGTGTTCGGTGTCAATATTACACAGATTATACGGATGTTAACGGACAACTCACCCCTGCATGGGTGACGGACCAAACAACAGGGTTGGCTGTTCCTGGTTATAACACAACAACATGTGTGGAGCAATGTAACCAAGAAAAAGG GGTGTATGCCTCAAGTGATATGCGATGTCTTCCTTGTGATAGTGAATGCTTAAGCACTTGTAATGGACCAACTTCATATAACTGCACAAG TGGTTGCCAAAACTTCAAGCTCAATTCTCAATGTGTGCCATCTTGTCCACTAAACTATTATATTGGATTGAACAAAACTTGTTCAGCATGTAGTCCCAACTGTGTTGGCGg atgtACTGGACCATTAGATATATATGGAGAAGGTGGTTGTTCATCATGTCATGTATCTATGGATGAAAAAACATCCGTATACACT CACCGTGGAGCTAAATGTCCTTTTTGCTTGAATGACCAATTGAGAGAAACTTGTGCACATGGATGTACTTCGTTTAACAATACAGGCAGATTGCAATGTTACTACCTACCAAA ACCCGACATCACAGTTTACATCATCATTGGAGTTATGGtcttcatatttatatttattgtaattaGTTGGGTTTTCTATAAACATCGAAAAACCATCAAACGAATGAGACAAACTATTGGTGAAACTATGGTTGGCGAG CGCATCCCACTTGAGCCTGAAGCCGTTCCTCTCACCCCAAGTGGTGCCGCACCTAACGTAGCTCAACTTAGAATTGTTAAAGAAAGCGAACTTGAGTTTCGAAAGATGTTGGGTTCTGGTGCATTTGGAACAGTGCAGAAAGCTATTTGGACTCCATTAAATATACAA GGTGAAAAGGTAAAGATAGCAGTTGCTGTTAAAACTTTGAAAACATCAGAAGATTTGCTTCAATCTGCAAACAATGAGATAATGGAT GAGGCTTACATGATGGCTTCGGTTGAATGTCCGTACCTGGTTCGTCTGCTTGGTATTTCAATGACTGAGCAAGTAGCTTTGATCACCCAACTTATGCCTCTTGGAAGTTTATTGGAATATGTAAGAAACCCAACCACACGAGACAGTATTCGCTCAAGACAAATATTATCGTGGTGTGTCCAAATAGCTAAG GGGATGAAATATCTTGAAGAAAAACATCTCGTACATCGTGACCTCGCAGCTCGTAACGTGCTCGTAAAAACACCAAACCATGTCAAAATAACAGACTTCGGATTAGCGAAAATGCTTGACACAAAAGAGGAGATCTACCACGCAGAGGGTGGTAAG cTTCCAATTAAATGGTTGGCCATTGAATGCATTACTGAACGTGAGTTTTCACATCTCTCCGATGTTTGGGCGTTTGGTGTTACGTGTTGGGAGTTATTGACGTTTGGAGCCAGACCTTACGAg GGTGTACGAGCTGTTGATGTTTTATCGTTGTTAGAACGTGGTGACAGATTACCCCAACCTGCAACTTCTACAATTGATATCTACATGGTTCTCGTTAAAT GTTGGATGGTGGACAGATTATGTCGACCATCGTTTTCAAATCTTGTTGATGAATTTAGCAAAATGGCCGCCGACCCCAGCAGATTCGTTGTAATAAAG CATGATGACACAGACAACATCATGAGTCCAACATCAGTGGATGATGCTTCATTCTTCCGACAATTGATGGAGGATGAGAAGACAGCTGAGGAAGACCTCATCGCTGATGAACCGGATGAATATCTTCTTAATCTTAATCATCCCGATAATTTA CCAAAATATGCGAACATCGCTCACGATCCTCCCCAACATCCGGATCAGGGAGCCCGGGATGCTCGGCTCTTCTCGAGGAACACTCCATCCTCGTTCCCTGAAAGTTCAACATCCTCCTCAACTGCTGGGATGCGAGCTGAGCCTCCCGTCACCCCACAAGCAGATCCGGATGATGTTTTCTCTGAAGTCGTTAACTCAGTGAAAACAGTTTCACCGCATCCAGCATCTG TTGAACAGCAAGCAACGAACAGAAAAGATTCCGAAGAAACACAAAGATACACTGAAGATCCAACAACAAAACGACCACTGT TAGATGGAATGCAATCTCCCACCACTTTATACAAACCTAACCCAGGAGAAGTTGATGAAAATAACTATTTGCTTCCAACACCACTGAAAAAACAACCAG ATTACTTTGATCCCTCACATGTCCCTTCAGAACCCCAGCCATCACCTTTGTTATGTAATGAAACGTATGTCGAGGGTGATTCATTACCCGAATCCCGTCCTTACCCAGGTCAACTGGACAATGGGTACGCCCCTATCTGTGGAAGTCCGCAAGAACATCATGATTATGTGAACACTGATAGTGAGGCGAGGAACCCAATGTGGTTTTCGAACGAAGAATATATGGCAACTGACAGTGGGATAGGGGAGGACGTTCAGTCGTTACTTTCGCGCGGCAACACTGCAAATCGTGGGCAACGACGATCTAACCAATCACAATCCTCTGTTGATGACAGCGAACAAATATTCTTACAAAAAGACGCTGAGGTTCCGTACCGGCCGCAACAGAATCGAGATTCGTCTCCAGATTCGCAGAAACTTAATGAAACTTCGCTTAATAATCCCGAGTATATGTTCCTTAACCCTGGTAGTAGTGGCCACCCACAAACGTAG